DNA sequence from the Sediminibacillus dalangtanensis genome:
GAATTGGGAGCAGATGACTATGTGACAAAACCCTACAGCCCACCCATTTTATTAGCAAGAGTAAAGCGATTAATCAATAGTCGATATTGTCAGGATGGTAAGTTAACAAATGAAGACAGCTTAATTATTAGTGGTATCCATGTTCATTTTCCTACACGTATCGTGACAGTAGACGGGGAACAAATAAGTTTGACATATACAGAGTTTGAAATATTAGCCTATTTAATGCAAAACCAAGGAATTATTATAACTAGAGAGCAATTAATCATGAAGATATGGGGATACGAATTTGCGGGGGATGATCGCACCATCAACAGCCATATTCGTAACCTACGTCATAAATTAGGTCATAAAGCAACTAGTATAGTAACGGTTATTCGGGCTGGTTACAAATTCGAGGTCAAAGCATGAGAATAGGAATTGTATTAAAACTATTTATGCTGACAACACTGTTATGTATGCTGGTTTTGGTCATTATGTACATCGGACAAACTATATTCTTTAAGGAATACTATGCTAATCAAAAGATAAAGGAAATAAATACGAGTATTCAATCTTTTGAGAAAGAATACTTAAAGGCTGAAGGAGACGTCCAAGCAATCAAAAAATTGGAACATGATTTCCAACAAGAGAATACGACATGGATTACCACGTTAGATAGTGTAGGAAATATTAAATACGCCAACGACTTCTCTGTGGAAATAGATATAGAATCCTCCAAATATA
Encoded proteins:
- a CDS encoding response regulator transcription factor, translating into MQKNILIVEDEDILREIVKDYLMDEGYNVLEAVDGKGALAIFEEQEIHLIILDIMLPELDGWSVCKRVRKTSNVPIIILTARSEEDDTLLGFELGADDYVTKPYSPPILLARVKRLINSRYCQDGKLTNEDSLIISGIHVHFPTRIVTVDGEQISLTYTEFEILAYLMQNQGIIITREQLIMKIWGYEFAGDDRTINSHIRNLRHKLGHKATSIVTVIRAGYKFEVKA